Proteins from a genomic interval of Desulfurobacterium sp. TC5-1:
- the sucC gene encoding ADP-forming succinate--CoA ligase subunit beta: MKIHEYQAKEIFQKYGLPIPRGIVAHSAQEAKQAAEELGTPVVVVKAQVHAGGRGKAGGVKLAKSPEEAAEIAAQMIGNRLKTYQNPEGLPINVVLIEAGVNIDKEFYVGMTLDREVSRPVLMVSAAGGMEIEEIAKTNPELIIKEHVDPVTGLMPFQARKIAFKIGLTDRKLISQFVKLAMTLGKMYFDLDASLIEINPLVLTKEGDLICLDAKIDFDDNALFRHKDILEMEDTTQIDPLELEAKKWNLNYVKLDGNIGCMVNGAGLAMATMDTIKFYGGEPANFLDVGGGATVERVAAAFKLLLSDENVKAIFVNIFGGIVRCDRIAGGIVEAAKQVQLDRPLIVRLEGTNVELGRKMLEESGLNIIPAKDMADGAQKAVKAAKGEL; this comes from the coding sequence ATGAAGATTCACGAGTATCAGGCTAAGGAGATATTTCAAAAATATGGCCTGCCAATTCCACGAGGGATTGTTGCCCATTCAGCTCAAGAGGCAAAACAGGCTGCCGAAGAGCTTGGAACTCCAGTAGTTGTTGTAAAAGCTCAGGTTCATGCGGGAGGAAGAGGAAAAGCCGGTGGCGTTAAACTTGCAAAATCACCTGAAGAGGCTGCTGAAATTGCAGCTCAAATGATAGGTAACCGTTTAAAGACTTATCAGAACCCGGAAGGACTTCCAATAAATGTTGTTTTGATAGAAGCTGGAGTAAACATAGATAAAGAGTTTTATGTTGGAATGACGCTTGACAGAGAGGTTTCAAGACCAGTTTTAATGGTTTCTGCCGCTGGTGGTATGGAGATTGAAGAGATAGCCAAAACCAATCCGGAGCTTATCATAAAAGAGCACGTTGACCCTGTAACAGGACTCATGCCTTTTCAGGCGAGGAAAATTGCCTTCAAAATAGGACTTACGGATAGAAAGCTTATATCTCAATTTGTTAAGTTGGCTATGACTCTTGGCAAGATGTACTTTGACCTTGATGCTTCTCTTATAGAGATTAATCCTTTAGTTCTAACAAAAGAGGGAGACCTTATCTGCCTTGATGCAAAGATTGACTTTGATGACAATGCACTCTTCAGACATAAAGATATACTTGAAATGGAAGATACAACTCAGATTGATCCTCTGGAGCTTGAAGCTAAAAAATGGAATCTTAACTATGTAAAGCTCGACGGAAATATTGGTTGTATGGTTAACGGTGCTGGTCTTGCAATGGCCACGATGGATACGATTAAGTTCTACGGCGGTGAGCCTGCAAACTTTCTGGATGTTGGTGGTGGTGCTACTGTTGAAAGAGTTGCCGCAGCTTTCAAACTTCTTCTATCGGACGAAAACGTAAAAGCTATTTTTGTAAACATTTTTGGCGGTATTGTAAGGTGTGACAGGATTGCCGGCGGTATTGTTGAGGCTGCAAAGCAGGTTCAGCTTGACAGACCTTTGATAGTGAGACTTGAAGGAACGAACGTTGAGCTTGGTAGAAAGATGCTTGAAGAGAGTGGTCTCAACATAATTCCAGCAAAAGATATGGCTGATGGTGCTCAAAAGGCAGTAAAAGCTGCAAAAGGTGAACTTTAA